Proteins from a single region of Streptomyces sp. TN58:
- a CDS encoding NADPH-dependent FMN reductase — MTRLHVISAATRPTSSGRPLARWVTGQAVAHGGFDVTPVDLAEIALPFLDEPEYASTGNYAHQHTRDWSALVDSADAFLFVMPMYNSGFTAPFKNAIDFLYNEWKGKPVGIVSYSAGPTGGAPAAEMLLPVLTRLGMLPAEHSVAVPGIPKLIGADGFEAPETLAGELAAVLADLAELAAKRAAELEAAAVTA, encoded by the coding sequence ATGACCCGCCTGCACGTCATCTCCGCCGCCACCCGCCCCACCTCCTCAGGCCGCCCGCTCGCGCGGTGGGTCACCGGGCAGGCGGTCGCACACGGCGGCTTCGACGTCACCCCCGTCGACCTCGCCGAGATCGCGCTGCCCTTCCTGGACGAGCCGGAGTACGCCTCCACCGGGAACTACGCCCACCAGCACACCCGCGACTGGAGCGCGCTGGTCGACTCCGCCGACGCCTTCCTCTTCGTGATGCCGATGTACAACAGCGGCTTCACCGCGCCCTTCAAGAACGCCATCGACTTCCTCTACAACGAGTGGAAGGGCAAGCCGGTCGGCATCGTCAGCTACAGCGCCGGCCCCACCGGCGGCGCTCCCGCTGCCGAGATGCTGCTGCCCGTCCTGACCCGCCTCGGCATGCTGCCCGCCGAGCACTCCGTCGCCGTCCCGGGCATCCCGAAGCTCATCGGCGCCGACGGCTTCGAGGCCCCGGAGACCCTGGCGGGCGAGCTGGCCGCCGTACTGGCCGACCTGGCCGAGCTGGCGGCGAAGCGCGCCGCCGAGCTGGAGGCGGCTGCCGTCACCGCCTGA
- a CDS encoding M6 family metalloprotease domain-containing protein: MTRQQTPGGVDRSRVRSTAAALTSLTALAAMSLVAGPAVADSGAGPCALTRTGAHHSLGLDTWNGAYPKPERTLDAVMVFLSFPDHHSTVTPELLTRDYFPATSDFFERASYGRFRLAPHPQKRWVQMPRPSTAYGIRRDWAPGDRAAYLRDAVAAADADVDFGKYDIVYFVADPDAPGVDSDATKVVNFDRPIVADGTELRRIVTVFERHPPDRNVLAHETGHVFDLPDLYHRPTDGKGDWDTYVGDWDVMGSQFGMSPDLFAWHKWKLGWLDPSQVDCVQSGSSLHTLQPLGQAPPRGGTGGTRLAVVRTGPGSAIAVEARGSSGNDGDTCTEGVLVYRVRNEAASGGGPIEVLDAHPETEACWDRSVYPPLADAPLQVGETYTVPGERITVEVADRTRSGAYTVKITT; the protein is encoded by the coding sequence GTGACGCGACAGCAGACACCCGGGGGAGTGGACCGCTCTCGCGTCCGAAGTACCGCCGCGGCACTCACTTCCCTCACGGCGCTCGCCGCCATGTCGCTCGTCGCGGGTCCCGCGGTGGCCGATTCCGGCGCGGGACCCTGTGCGCTGACCCGCACCGGGGCCCATCACTCCCTGGGCCTGGACACCTGGAACGGCGCCTACCCCAAGCCCGAACGCACCCTCGACGCGGTCATGGTCTTCCTCTCCTTCCCCGACCACCACAGCACGGTCACCCCCGAGCTGCTCACCCGCGACTACTTCCCCGCCACCAGCGACTTCTTCGAGCGGGCCTCGTACGGACGGTTCCGCCTGGCCCCGCACCCGCAGAAGCGGTGGGTCCAGATGCCCAGGCCGTCCACCGCGTACGGGATAAGGCGCGACTGGGCCCCCGGCGACCGCGCCGCCTACCTGCGCGACGCGGTCGCAGCGGCCGACGCCGACGTGGACTTCGGCAAGTACGACATCGTCTACTTCGTCGCCGACCCGGACGCGCCCGGAGTGGACTCCGACGCCACGAAGGTCGTCAACTTCGACCGCCCCATCGTCGCCGACGGCACGGAACTGCGCCGGATCGTCACCGTCTTCGAGCGCCACCCGCCGGACCGCAACGTGCTGGCCCACGAGACCGGACACGTCTTCGACCTGCCGGACCTCTACCACCGGCCCACCGACGGCAAGGGCGACTGGGACACCTACGTCGGGGACTGGGACGTCATGGGCAGCCAGTTCGGCATGTCCCCCGACCTCTTCGCCTGGCACAAGTGGAAGCTGGGCTGGCTGGACCCCTCCCAGGTCGACTGTGTGCAGTCGGGCTCCTCCCTGCACACCCTGCAGCCGCTGGGGCAGGCCCCGCCGCGCGGCGGTACCGGCGGCACCCGGCTCGCCGTCGTCCGTACGGGGCCCGGCAGCGCGATCGCCGTCGAGGCGCGGGGCTCGTCCGGCAACGACGGCGACACCTGCACCGAAGGGGTCCTCGTCTACCGGGTACGCAACGAGGCGGCCTCGGGCGGCGGCCCCATCGAGGTACTGGACGCCCACCCGGAGACGGAGGCCTGCTGGGACCGGTCGGTGTACCCGCCGCTGGCGGACGCGCCGCTGCAGGTGGGCGAGACGTACACGGTGCCGGGAGAGCGGATCACCGTCGAGGTGGCCGACCGCACCCGGTCCGGCGCGTACACGGTGAAGATCACGACGTGA
- a CDS encoding putative bifunctional diguanylate cyclase/phosphodiesterase: MSGTSEGTGSAADSIRSAITERHPSVPAVPSASQRADSDLRDYRAAFNAAHLAMAVVDREGYVVTANQAFAGLLGSEPHALVHRCAADLVDLAAEARTWAAYQEVLRGRQARLRCTRRLKHPDGHSLWTEVTLGPVPGTGNVLLSVSDISDRRDLQARLRHLQMHDPVTRLPNRALFFERLSAALEASSYEHGGGTGRIGLCYLDLDGFKAVNDTLGHRVGDRLLTAVAARLTQCADQSGYGRTGGHLVARLGGDEFALLVEDSTGTEQLADLARSVLAAVQEPFDLAGQRLSVSASIGVVERATDGTSATGLMQAADTTLYWAKADGKARWTLFDPERNAHRMTRQALSSTLRPAVERGEFALEYQPLVDLESGALRGVEALVRWRHPQFGTLTPNRFIGIAEEDGSIVQLGQWVLRTACRQARRWQIEQPSDTPVFVSVNVAVRQVWDSDLVGDVAEILAETGLAPQLLQLELTESAVMGSAGRPLQALQALSDMGVRIAIDDFGTGYSNLAYLSRLPVSVLKLDGSFVRGFRYDDGTHPNPADETIVEALVQLAHRLGLTVTAECVETAGQAARLRRVGCDTGQGWLYSRAVAPDVIARMIGRRVEAAAAPLPDGPAPRPLV; encoded by the coding sequence GTGAGCGGAACCTCAGAAGGAACCGGTTCGGCGGCCGACAGCATCCGATCGGCCATTACGGAGCGTCACCCGTCAGTGCCGGCAGTGCCGTCGGCATCCCAGCGTGCCGATTCCGATCTGCGCGACTACCGGGCCGCTTTCAACGCGGCCCACCTCGCCATGGCCGTCGTGGACCGCGAGGGCTACGTCGTCACCGCCAACCAGGCCTTCGCCGGCCTGCTCGGCAGCGAGCCGCACGCGCTCGTCCACCGCTGCGCCGCCGATCTGGTGGACCTGGCCGCGGAGGCCCGCACCTGGGCCGCCTACCAGGAGGTCCTGCGCGGCCGGCAGGCCCGGCTGCGCTGCACCCGCCGGCTCAAGCACCCCGACGGGCACTCGCTGTGGACCGAGGTCACGCTGGGGCCCGTACCGGGCACCGGGAACGTCCTGCTGTCCGTCTCCGACATCAGCGACCGGCGCGACCTCCAGGCCCGGCTGCGCCACCTCCAGATGCACGACCCGGTCACCCGGCTGCCCAACCGGGCCCTGTTCTTCGAACGGCTCTCCGCCGCCCTGGAGGCCTCCTCCTACGAGCACGGCGGCGGCACCGGCCGGATCGGCCTGTGCTACCTGGACCTGGACGGCTTCAAGGCCGTCAACGACACCCTCGGACACCGCGTCGGCGACCGGCTGCTGACGGCCGTCGCCGCCCGGCTGACCCAGTGCGCCGACCAGTCCGGCTACGGGCGCACGGGCGGCCACCTCGTCGCGCGGCTCGGCGGCGACGAGTTCGCCCTGCTCGTGGAGGACTCCACCGGCACCGAGCAGCTCGCGGACCTGGCGCGCAGCGTACTGGCCGCCGTACAGGAGCCGTTCGACCTGGCCGGGCAGCGGCTGTCGGTGTCCGCGTCCATCGGCGTGGTGGAGCGGGCCACGGACGGCACCTCGGCGACCGGCCTGATGCAGGCCGCCGACACGACCCTGTACTGGGCGAAGGCCGACGGCAAGGCCCGCTGGACCCTCTTCGACCCGGAGCGCAACGCGCACCGCATGACCCGGCAGGCGCTGTCCTCGACGCTGCGGCCGGCCGTGGAGCGGGGCGAGTTCGCGCTGGAGTACCAGCCGCTGGTGGACCTGGAGAGCGGCGCGCTGCGCGGGGTCGAGGCCCTGGTGCGGTGGAGGCACCCGCAGTTCGGCACGCTGACGCCGAATCGGTTCATCGGCATCGCCGAGGAGGACGGCTCCATCGTCCAGCTGGGGCAGTGGGTGCTGCGCACCGCGTGCCGGCAGGCGCGGCGCTGGCAGATCGAACAGCCCAGCGACACCCCGGTCTTCGTGTCCGTGAACGTCGCCGTACGGCAGGTGTGGGACTCAGACCTGGTGGGCGATGTCGCGGAGATCCTCGCGGAGACGGGTCTGGCGCCGCAGCTGCTCCAGCTGGAGCTGACCGAGTCGGCGGTGATGGGATCGGCCGGGCGCCCGTTGCAGGCCTTGCAGGCGCTGAGCGACATGGGCGTGCGGATCGCCATCGACGACTTCGGCACCGGCTACTCGAACCTGGCCTACCTGAGCCGGCTGCCGGTCTCGGTGCTGAAGCTGGACGGCTCCTTCGTCCGGGGCTTCCGCTACGACGACGGTACGCACCCGAACCCGGCCGACGAGACCATCGTCGAGGCCCTGGTCCAGCTCGCGCACCGGCTGGGCCTCACGGTGACCGCGGAATGCGTGGAGACCGCCGGCCAGGCGGCCCGGCTGCGGCGCGTCGGCTGCGACACGGGCCAGGGCTGGCTGTACTCCCGTGCGGTGGCCCCGGACGTGATCGCCCGCATGATCGGCCGCCGCGTGGAGGCGGCGGCCGCCCCCCTGCCCGACGGACCCGCCCCGCGTCCGCTGGTCTGA
- a CDS encoding peptidase S1 and S6, translating to MTTTLRRAARKTAVAALSGALGAGLLTAATVAAAPVAQAATTCSGTASLYGVLPDGRLTFSTITPATGELKKVLVGADLGFEPKAMATLNFNTILVTSTAGALYRVDVLTNNTSLVLERPPVKLFDSGWTHDKLTYDGHGHLYGTAGGVLIQYLVSQPKPTGSAHIGQRREIGSGFVLKTLTAVGDDRLLATTTAGALYSYKIDSAGGWDRDDLKASGWSAFDQVVSPGGGLYYGRIAATGAMYWYKDANPADGSGADIAYHNDDPVNTGGWTQQLLSAQPGTFSCTTTADPLDGRDIPAVKAAGRDLMNKHDGGAWNNSTQWNCLEQLWDKESGWRYWADNPSSTAYGIPQALPGSKMDAFGDDWRTNPVTQIKWGLSYIDGRYGTPCAAWNHFLNNNWY from the coding sequence GTGACCACCACCCTCCGCCGGGCTGCCCGCAAGACCGCGGTCGCCGCCCTGTCCGGCGCCCTCGGAGCCGGACTCCTCACCGCCGCGACCGTCGCGGCCGCCCCCGTCGCGCAGGCCGCGACCACGTGCAGCGGCACCGCCTCCCTCTACGGCGTGCTGCCCGACGGCCGCCTCACCTTCAGCACCATCACACCCGCCACCGGCGAGCTGAAGAAGGTCCTCGTCGGGGCCGACCTGGGCTTCGAGCCCAAGGCGATGGCCACCCTGAACTTCAACACCATCCTCGTCACGTCGACGGCCGGTGCGCTCTACCGCGTCGACGTGCTCACCAACAACACCTCGCTCGTCCTGGAACGCCCGCCCGTCAAGCTCTTCGACAGCGGCTGGACCCACGACAAGCTCACCTACGACGGACACGGCCACCTCTACGGCACGGCCGGGGGAGTGCTGATCCAGTACCTGGTCTCGCAGCCGAAGCCGACCGGCTCCGCCCACATCGGGCAACGCAGGGAGATCGGCAGCGGCTTCGTCCTGAAGACCCTCACCGCCGTCGGGGACGACCGGCTGCTCGCGACCACCACGGCCGGCGCCCTGTACTCGTACAAGATCGACAGCGCCGGCGGCTGGGACCGCGACGACCTCAAGGCCTCGGGCTGGTCCGCCTTCGACCAGGTCGTCTCGCCCGGCGGCGGCCTCTACTACGGCCGGATCGCGGCCACCGGCGCCATGTACTGGTACAAGGACGCCAACCCGGCCGACGGCTCCGGCGCCGACATCGCCTACCACAACGACGACCCCGTCAACACGGGCGGCTGGACACAGCAGTTGCTGTCCGCGCAGCCGGGCACCTTCAGCTGCACCACCACCGCCGACCCGCTCGACGGCCGGGACATCCCCGCGGTGAAGGCGGCCGGACGCGACCTGATGAACAAGCACGACGGCGGCGCCTGGAACAACTCCACCCAGTGGAACTGCCTGGAACAACTCTGGGACAAGGAGAGCGGCTGGCGCTACTGGGCCGACAACCCCAGCTCCACCGCCTACGGCATCCCGCAGGCCCTGCCCGGCTCCAAGATGGACGCCTTCGGCGACGACTGGCGCACCAACCCCGTCACGCAGATCAAGTGGGGCCTGTCCTACATCGACGGCCGGTACGGCACGCCCTGCGCGGCCTGGAACCACTTCCTGAACAACAACTGGTACTGA
- a CDS encoding LuxR C-terminal-related transcriptional regulator has product MLQALGLGADVEAVYRGMLADPSGGVAELAARLGLTETRVRDGLDRLVDLDLLRPSRDCPGALRAVRPELGLELLLRRQEEELARQQEELARSKAAAAQVVSEFAELRPNTEVDGAERLVGMDAIQSRLEQLAHGLECECLAILPGGALSEASLESSRPLDERALARGIEMRSVYQDSARNDPTTLAYARWLTEQGGQVRTSPLLPPRLLVFDRTVAVVPIDPAHSRLGALCTSAPGIVASLVTLFEQTWQAAVPLGADRARTDDTRPSAAELELLKLLASGMTDEAAGKRLGVSLRTVRRQMSALMERLHATSRFEAGLKAAQQGWL; this is encoded by the coding sequence TTGCTGCAGGCACTGGGGCTCGGGGCCGACGTGGAAGCCGTGTACCGGGGGATGCTCGCCGACCCTTCCGGAGGGGTTGCCGAGCTGGCCGCCCGCCTCGGCCTCACCGAGACGCGGGTCCGCGACGGCCTGGACCGGCTGGTCGACCTGGACCTGCTCAGACCCTCCCGGGACTGCCCGGGCGCCCTGCGGGCGGTCAGACCGGAACTGGGCCTGGAGCTGCTGCTGCGCCGCCAGGAGGAGGAACTGGCCCGGCAGCAGGAGGAGCTGGCACGCAGCAAGGCCGCGGCTGCGCAGGTCGTCTCCGAGTTCGCCGAGCTCCGCCCGAACACCGAGGTCGACGGCGCGGAACGGCTCGTGGGGATGGACGCCATCCAGAGCCGGCTCGAACAGCTCGCCCACGGCCTGGAGTGCGAGTGCCTGGCGATCCTGCCGGGCGGCGCCCTGTCCGAGGCCAGCTTGGAGTCCTCCCGCCCGCTCGACGAGCGGGCACTGGCTCGGGGCATCGAGATGCGCTCCGTTTACCAGGACAGTGCCCGCAACGACCCCACGACGCTGGCCTACGCGCGTTGGCTCACCGAGCAGGGCGGTCAGGTACGCACGAGCCCGCTGCTGCCGCCCCGCCTGTTGGTCTTCGACCGCACGGTGGCGGTCGTCCCGATCGACCCGGCGCACTCCCGTCTGGGCGCGCTGTGCACCAGCGCACCGGGGATCGTGGCCTCCCTGGTCACCCTGTTCGAGCAGACGTGGCAGGCGGCCGTACCGCTGGGCGCGGACCGCGCCCGTACGGACGACACCCGGCCCAGCGCGGCCGAACTGGAACTGCTGAAACTGCTGGCCTCCGGCATGACCGACGAGGCCGCAGGCAAGCGGCTCGGGGTGTCGCTGCGTACCGTCAGGCGGCAGATGTCCGCGCTGATGGAACGCCTCCACGCCACGAGCCGCTTCGAGGCGGGCCTCAAGGCGGCCCAGCAGGGCTGGCTCTGA
- a CDS encoding DUF397 domain-containing protein, whose translation MGTHTKLTGVRWRKSSYSGGTGGECVECAPLGGAAWRKASYSSTNGGDCVEVAAQPCRVAVRDSKNPDGPTFTVGPEAFAAFVRSI comes from the coding sequence ATGGGGACCCACACCAAGTTGACGGGCGTGCGCTGGCGTAAGTCCAGCTACAGCGGCGGGACCGGCGGCGAGTGCGTCGAGTGCGCACCCCTCGGCGGCGCCGCCTGGCGCAAGGCTTCGTACAGCAGCACCAATGGCGGCGACTGCGTCGAGGTGGCCGCTCAGCCCTGTCGGGTCGCCGTGCGGGACTCCAAGAATCCCGACGGGCCCACCTTCACCGTCGGGCCGGAGGCCTTCGCCGCCTTCGTCCGCAGCATCTGA
- a CDS encoding helix-turn-helix domain-containing protein: MVLARDIDPSASPLDYYSYELRRLREEAGLKQAELGAIIFCTGSLIGMVENGRRVPTRDFSERLDAALGTGGVFSRLVGLVLRSQLPTWFQAFAELEVRATNISSFQPQLVYGLLQTEAYARAVLHAGWGQNLDEAVAARLERQRILGRERPPFVWVVLDEAVLHRPFGSHEIMRGQLDRLLEFQDRREVRIQILPFSAGQHPATVGAFTVLRFDGDPDVVYAESYGSAHVKANPETARDCAHRYDHLQAAALSVEESAALIARVREERYGDPHQVDGRALA; encoded by the coding sequence ATGGTCCTGGCCCGCGACATCGATCCCAGCGCCTCGCCGCTGGACTACTACAGCTACGAGCTGCGCCGGCTGAGGGAAGAGGCGGGCCTCAAACAGGCGGAACTGGGCGCGATCATCTTCTGCACCGGCTCCCTGATCGGCATGGTGGAAAACGGCCGCCGGGTCCCGACCAGGGACTTCTCGGAGCGGCTGGACGCCGCCCTCGGGACGGGCGGGGTGTTTTCCCGCCTGGTGGGGCTCGTTCTGCGGAGCCAGCTGCCGACGTGGTTCCAGGCGTTCGCCGAGCTGGAGGTCCGGGCCACGAACATCTCCTCGTTCCAACCGCAGCTGGTGTACGGGCTCCTGCAGACAGAGGCATACGCCAGGGCGGTGCTCCATGCGGGGTGGGGTCAGAACCTCGATGAGGCGGTGGCCGCAAGGCTGGAGCGTCAGCGCATCCTGGGCAGGGAACGCCCACCATTTGTGTGGGTGGTGCTGGATGAGGCGGTACTGCACCGCCCCTTCGGCAGCCACGAGATCATGCGCGGGCAGCTGGACCGGTTGCTGGAGTTTCAGGACCGCCGCGAGGTGCGGATTCAGATTCTCCCGTTCAGCGCGGGACAACACCCTGCCACTGTAGGCGCGTTCACCGTCCTACGGTTCGATGGTGATCCGGATGTCGTCTATGCCGAGAGCTACGGTTCGGCCCACGTGAAGGCAAATCCCGAGACGGCAAGGGACTGCGCGCATCGCTACGATCATCTACAGGCCGCGGCGCTCTCCGTTGAGGAATCTGCGGCGCTGATCGCTCGCGTACGGGAGGAACGGTATGGGGACCCACACCAAGTTGACGGGCGTGCGCTGGCGTAA
- a CDS encoding glycosyl hydrolase family 18 protein codes for MHIRKPLVAAAATAALAAGALASFAGLGTAQAADTATGAAAGGVRIAYYDQWSVYGNAFYPKHLDTRGIAGKLDVLNYSFGNIHPTELTCFEANKAAGDDNNPNAGDGAGDSFADYQKTFGAADSVDGVADTWNQPIVGVFNQFKELKAKYPHLKINISLGGWTYSKYFHDAAKTDASRKKFVASCIKQYIKGDLPVEGGFGGPGTAAGIFDGIDIDWEYPGSAGGHLGNHYGPEDKQNFTLLLQEFRKQLDAEGAANGGKKYMLTAALPAGQDKIKYIETDKIGQYLDYANIMTYDMHGAWDGDGPTYHQSPLYPSAADPTDPIAPGTEKYSIDNAIDSWIDGNPAYGIAGGFPAGKLTLGYEFYYRGWKGVPAGTTNGLAQTATGGSGARPLSQQAGIAHYKELGGIVDNPSTTFWDDQSKSSYFYKDGEFFTGLNQKSIQARVDYGKQRGLAGAMMYSLLGLDNNATLLGQISDALGGTTVPPTTPPTTPPTTTPPTTTPPTTQPPTGCGSTPAYVAGTVYTSGNEVSHNGRKYKAQWWTQNETPGTTGEWGVWKDLGAC; via the coding sequence ATGCACATCCGTAAACCCCTCGTCGCGGCCGCGGCGACCGCCGCGCTGGCAGCCGGAGCGCTCGCCTCCTTCGCCGGCCTCGGCACGGCCCAGGCCGCCGACACCGCGACCGGAGCGGCGGCGGGCGGCGTCCGTATCGCCTACTACGACCAGTGGAGCGTGTACGGGAACGCCTTCTACCCCAAGCACCTCGACACGCGGGGCATAGCGGGCAAGCTCGACGTGCTGAACTACTCGTTCGGCAACATCCACCCCACCGAGCTCACCTGTTTCGAGGCCAACAAGGCGGCCGGCGACGACAACAACCCCAACGCCGGTGACGGCGCGGGTGACTCCTTCGCCGACTACCAGAAGACCTTCGGCGCGGCCGACAGCGTGGACGGCGTCGCCGACACGTGGAACCAGCCGATCGTGGGCGTCTTCAACCAGTTCAAGGAACTGAAGGCCAAGTACCCACACCTGAAGATCAACATCTCGCTGGGCGGCTGGACCTACTCCAAGTACTTCCACGACGCGGCCAAGACCGACGCCTCCCGCAAGAAGTTCGTCGCCTCCTGCATCAAGCAGTACATCAAGGGCGACCTCCCGGTGGAGGGCGGCTTCGGCGGCCCCGGCACCGCGGCCGGCATCTTCGACGGCATCGACATCGACTGGGAGTACCCCGGCTCCGCCGGCGGCCACCTCGGCAACCACTACGGCCCCGAGGACAAGCAGAACTTCACCCTGCTGCTCCAGGAGTTCCGCAAGCAGCTCGACGCCGAGGGCGCGGCCAACGGCGGCAAGAAGTACATGCTGACCGCGGCCCTCCCGGCCGGCCAGGACAAGATCAAGTACATCGAGACCGACAAGATCGGCCAGTACTTGGACTACGCCAACATCATGACGTACGACATGCACGGCGCCTGGGACGGCGACGGGCCCACGTACCACCAGTCCCCGCTGTACCCGTCCGCCGCCGACCCGACCGACCCGATCGCGCCGGGCACCGAGAAGTACAGCATCGACAACGCCATCGACTCCTGGATCGACGGCAACCCGGCCTACGGCATCGCCGGCGGCTTCCCCGCCGGCAAGCTGACCCTGGGCTACGAGTTCTACTACCGTGGCTGGAAGGGCGTCCCGGCCGGCACCACCAACGGTCTCGCCCAGACCGCGACCGGCGGCTCCGGCGCGCGACCGCTCAGCCAGCAGGCGGGCATCGCGCACTACAAGGAGCTCGGCGGCATCGTCGACAACCCGTCGACCACCTTCTGGGACGACCAGTCGAAGTCCTCGTACTTCTACAAGGACGGCGAGTTCTTCACCGGCCTGAACCAGAAGTCCATCCAGGCCCGCGTGGACTACGGCAAGCAGCGCGGCCTGGCCGGCGCGATGATGTACTCCCTGCTCGGCCTGGACAACAACGCCACGCTGCTGGGCCAGATCTCCGACGCCCTGGGCGGCACCACGGTCCCGCCGACCACGCCTCCCACCACGCCGCCGACCACGACCCCGCCGACGACGACCCCGCCGACCACCCAGCCCCCGACCGGCTGCGGCTCGACCCCGGCCTACGTCGCGGGCACGGTCTACACCTCGGGCAACGAGGTCTCCCACAACGGCCGCAAGTACAAGGCCCAGTGGTGGACCCAGAACGAGACGCCGGGCACCACCGGTGAATGGGGTGTCTGGAAGGACCTCGGCGCCTGCTGA
- a CDS encoding LLM class flavin-dependent oxidoreductase, whose translation MSDTGDTNGVSNGVSAGAPNEGRDEVRREAPSAPAPENRSGIRGAALGRAPVPLSVLDLVTVGAGSTAHDSLRTSVAIARLAESRGYHRHWVAEHHSMPGVASSSPAVILAHLAAHTSRIRLGSGGVMLPNHAPLAVAEQFGTLEALAPGRIDLGLGRAPGTDGRTAAALRGPGRLEEGADEFPRRLAELTRFLDDDFPDGHPYARVHAVPGPVQGPAGRPPLWLLGSSGFSAQLAGELGLPFAYAHHFSAAGTLPALDLYRRSFRPSAVLDAPYAVIGVSALAAETDEEARAQVATGALSMLRLRTGRPGLVPTPEEAAAYPYTALEREFVDGWLANIVHGTPDAVADGLDDLAKRTGANELMLTANAHSGAARLRSYGLVADAYGMPAEVSAAN comes from the coding sequence ATGAGTGACACCGGGGATACGAACGGCGTGTCGAACGGCGTGTCGGCGGGTGCACCGAACGAGGGACGGGACGAGGTACGGCGCGAGGCGCCGAGCGCCCCCGCGCCGGAGAACCGCAGCGGCATCCGGGGCGCCGCCCTCGGCCGCGCCCCCGTACCGCTCTCCGTCCTGGACCTCGTCACCGTCGGCGCCGGCAGCACCGCGCACGACTCCCTGCGCACCAGCGTGGCCATCGCCCGCCTCGCCGAGTCCCGCGGCTACCACCGCCACTGGGTCGCCGAGCACCACTCCATGCCCGGCGTCGCCAGCTCGTCCCCGGCCGTGATCCTGGCCCACCTCGCCGCACACACCTCCCGCATCCGGCTCGGCTCCGGCGGCGTGATGCTGCCCAACCACGCCCCGCTCGCCGTAGCCGAGCAGTTCGGCACCCTGGAGGCGCTGGCCCCGGGCCGGATCGACCTCGGGCTCGGCCGTGCCCCCGGCACCGACGGCCGCACCGCCGCCGCGCTGCGCGGGCCCGGACGCCTCGAAGAGGGCGCGGACGAGTTCCCGCGCCGGCTCGCGGAGCTCACCCGCTTCCTCGACGACGACTTCCCCGACGGACACCCGTACGCCCGCGTGCACGCCGTCCCGGGCCCGGTGCAGGGCCCGGCCGGGCGGCCGCCGCTGTGGCTGCTCGGCTCCTCCGGCTTCAGCGCGCAGCTCGCCGGCGAGCTCGGCCTGCCCTTCGCCTACGCCCACCACTTCTCCGCGGCCGGGACCCTGCCCGCGCTCGACCTCTACCGCCGCAGCTTCCGGCCCTCCGCCGTCCTGGACGCCCCCTACGCCGTCATCGGCGTCTCGGCGCTCGCCGCCGAAACCGACGAGGAGGCCCGCGCCCAGGTGGCCACGGGGGCGCTGTCGATGCTGCGGCTGCGCACGGGGCGTCCGGGGCTGGTGCCCACGCCCGAGGAGGCGGCGGCGTATCCGTACACCGCGCTGGAGCGGGAGTTCGTGGACGGCTGGCTCGCCAACATCGTCCACGGCACCCCCGACGCGGTCGCCGACGGGCTCGACGACCTCGCCAAGCGCACCGGCGCGAACGAGCTGATGCTGACCGCCAACGCCCACAGCGGGGCGGCCCGGCTGCGTTCGTACGGACTCGTCGCAGATGCGTACGGCATGCCCGCGGAGGTGTCCGCGGCCAACTGA
- a CDS encoding IclR family transcriptional regulator, with protein MALKPEPTAPFHSVQYALRVLETIARHTGGVTDAQIARETGLPAVHLAPMLLMLRREGYVLQVADGAYAIGDSLVLLGSGTDRQQALTDKLQETLDRLRDSVGAAVYISRYVDGEVKITQFADSPRTPKVHEWVDFRSAAHASAVGKCLLTQLDLNGRRDHLSRHKIARLTSKTIVNERILFSKLDSQPATVPMLDLQEYAVGTVCAAVPITAGASVGCLALPMPVEHAHRLRAAADTLNRKAAPLLLSLTL; from the coding sequence GTGGCGCTGAAGCCCGAGCCGACCGCGCCGTTCCACTCGGTGCAGTACGCACTGCGCGTACTCGAAACGATCGCGCGTCACACCGGTGGTGTGACCGACGCGCAGATCGCGCGTGAGACCGGCCTGCCCGCAGTCCATCTCGCCCCGATGCTGCTCATGCTGCGCCGGGAGGGGTACGTCCTGCAGGTGGCGGACGGCGCGTACGCCATAGGGGATTCCCTCGTCCTGCTCGGGTCCGGCACCGACCGCCAGCAAGCTCTGACCGACAAGCTCCAGGAGACCCTCGACAGGCTGCGCGACTCGGTCGGCGCGGCCGTCTACATCAGCCGGTACGTGGACGGCGAGGTCAAGATCACGCAGTTCGCGGACAGCCCGCGCACCCCGAAGGTCCACGAGTGGGTCGACTTCCGGTCGGCCGCGCACGCGAGCGCGGTCGGGAAGTGCCTGCTGACGCAGCTCGACCTGAACGGGCGGCGCGACCACCTGTCCCGGCACAAGATCGCCCGACTGACGTCGAAGACGATCGTGAACGAGCGGATCCTCTTCTCGAAGCTGGACTCCCAGCCGGCCACCGTACCGATGCTGGACCTGCAGGAGTACGCCGTGGGCACGGTCTGCGCGGCCGTCCCGATCACGGCGGGCGCCTCGGTCGGCTGCCTGGCCCTGCCGATGCCGGTCGAGCACGCGCACCGGCTGCGGGCGGCGGCGGACACCCTGAACCGGAAGGCCGCGCCGCTGCTGCTGTCGCTCACGCTCTAG